One Methylobacterium sp. 77 DNA window includes the following coding sequences:
- the kdsA gene encoding 3-deoxy-8-phosphooctulonate synthase gives MSEPARSPAGPVVMAGSTTFANHLPFALIAGPCQLESRDHAIEIADALKGMTDRLGIGLVFKGSFDKANRTSGSTARGLGLAGALPIFADIKERFGLPVLTDVHEAGQCAPAAEVIDILQIPAFLCRQTDLLLAAAATGRVVNVKKGQFLAPWDMAHVAAKVTTAGNPNVLVTERGASFGYNTLVSDMRSLPIMAQVTHGAPVVFDATHSVQQPGGQGATSGGQREFVAVLARAAVAVGVAGLFIETHPDPDHAPSDGPNMVPLKAMPELLETLQAFDRLAKSTGRP, from the coding sequence ATGTCCGAACCCGCTCGCTCACCCGCCGGTCCCGTCGTGATGGCGGGGTCCACCACCTTCGCCAACCACCTTCCCTTCGCGCTCATCGCCGGCCCATGCCAGCTCGAGAGCCGCGACCACGCCATCGAGATCGCCGACGCGCTCAAGGGCATGACCGACCGCCTCGGGATCGGCCTCGTGTTCAAGGGCTCGTTCGACAAGGCCAACCGGACCTCCGGCTCCACCGCGCGCGGCCTCGGCCTCGCCGGGGCGCTGCCGATCTTCGCCGACATCAAGGAGCGGTTCGGCCTCCCCGTCCTCACCGATGTCCACGAGGCAGGCCAATGCGCGCCGGCCGCCGAGGTCATCGACATCCTCCAGATCCCTGCCTTCCTGTGCCGGCAGACCGACCTGCTGCTGGCAGCCGCCGCCACGGGCCGGGTGGTGAACGTGAAGAAGGGCCAGTTCCTCGCGCCCTGGGATATGGCCCACGTGGCCGCCAAGGTGACGACCGCCGGCAATCCCAACGTGCTCGTCACCGAGCGCGGCGCCTCGTTCGGCTACAACACCCTCGTCTCCGACATGCGCAGCCTGCCGATCATGGCGCAGGTCACGCACGGCGCTCCCGTCGTGTTCGACGCGACCCACTCGGTGCAGCAGCCGGGCGGGCAGGGCGCCACCTCGGGCGGGCAGCGCGAGTTCGTGGCGGTCCTGGCCCGCGCCGCCGTGGCGGTGGGCGTCGCCGGCCTGTTCATCGAGACCCATCCCGATCCCGACCATGCCCCGTCCGACGGACCGAACATGGTACCCCTGAAGGCGATGCCGGAGTTATTGGAGACCTTGCAGGCTTTCGACCGCCTCGCGAAGTCGACCGGCCGGCCGTGA
- a CDS encoding Do family serine endopeptidase, which produces MTSSTSRLRRNALASVAAIALVATGAAGVGLTQPSTPAYAQALSKNPIDVPDHPPGSFASVVDKVKPGVVAVKVKLDDSASMDDDDGPGQGQGQQVPPQLREFFKRFGQSGPGQGQGQGLGGPSPKRQGQRGAMGSGFIISADGYVVTNNHVVDKAKTVQVTLDDNRTLDAKVIGKDPKTDLALLKISEGGPFPYVSLGKTAPRVGDWVVAIGNPFGLGGTVTAGIVSARGRDIGAGPYDDFLQIDAPINKGNSGGPTFNVGGEVVGVNTAIASPSGGSVGLAFAIPAETVQAVVDQLRADGKVARGYLGVQVQPVTKDIADGLGLDKAKGALVDHAEPGTPAAKAGLKSGDVIESVNGAAVNDARELSRRIAGLKPGAKVDLAYLRGGKSDTATVELGALPNDPKAGNDNARGSSSAGQPRLGLSLAPASEVGAGDEGVAVMDVDPDGPAAAKGIEQGDIILDVAGSSVSKPSEIAERIKAAEASGRKAVLMRVKSTKGVTRFVAVALNKAG; this is translated from the coding sequence ATGACTTCGTCCACCTCTCGCCTGCGCCGCAACGCCCTCGCCTCCGTCGCCGCCATCGCCCTGGTGGCGACCGGCGCGGCCGGCGTCGGCCTGACCCAGCCCTCGACCCCGGCCTACGCCCAGGCCCTGTCGAAGAACCCGATCGACGTGCCGGACCATCCGCCGGGCTCCTTCGCCAGCGTGGTCGACAAGGTGAAGCCGGGCGTCGTCGCCGTGAAGGTCAAGCTCGACGACAGCGCGAGCATGGACGACGATGACGGCCCCGGCCAGGGTCAGGGCCAGCAGGTGCCGCCGCAGCTGCGCGAGTTCTTCAAGCGCTTCGGCCAGAGCGGCCCGGGGCAGGGCCAGGGTCAGGGCCTGGGTGGCCCTTCGCCCAAGCGCCAGGGCCAACGCGGCGCCATGGGCTCGGGCTTCATCATCTCGGCGGACGGCTACGTCGTCACCAACAACCACGTGGTCGACAAGGCCAAGACGGTTCAGGTGACGCTCGACGACAACCGTACCCTCGACGCCAAGGTCATCGGCAAGGACCCGAAGACCGATCTCGCCCTCCTCAAGATCAGCGAGGGCGGCCCCTTCCCCTACGTCTCGCTCGGCAAGACCGCGCCCCGCGTCGGTGATTGGGTGGTGGCCATCGGCAACCCGTTCGGCCTCGGCGGCACGGTGACGGCCGGCATCGTCTCGGCCCGTGGCCGCGACATCGGCGCCGGCCCCTACGATGACTTCCTGCAGATCGACGCGCCGATCAACAAGGGCAATTCCGGCGGCCCGACCTTCAATGTCGGCGGCGAGGTGGTGGGCGTGAACACCGCCATCGCCTCCCCCTCGGGCGGCAGCGTCGGCCTCGCCTTCGCCATCCCGGCCGAGACCGTTCAGGCGGTGGTCGACCAGCTGCGTGCCGACGGCAAGGTGGCCCGTGGCTATCTCGGCGTGCAGGTCCAGCCGGTGACGAAGGACATCGCCGACGGCCTCGGCCTCGACAAGGCCAAGGGCGCCCTCGTCGACCATGCCGAACCCGGCACTCCGGCGGCCAAGGCCGGCCTGAAATCCGGCGACGTTATCGAATCGGTCAACGGCGCGGCGGTCAACGATGCCCGCGAATTGTCCCGCAGGATCGCCGGCCTCAAGCCGGGCGCGAAGGTGGATCTCGCCTATCTGCGCGGCGGCAAGTCCGACACCGCCACGGTGGAGCTCGGCGCCCTGCCGAACGACCCGAAGGCGGGCAACGACAATGCTCGCGGCTCGTCGAGCGCCGGCCAGCCGCGCCTCGGCCTCAGCCTTGCCCCGGCTTCCGAGGTCGGTGCCGGCGACGAGGGTGTCGCGGTGATGGATGTCGATCCCGATGGTCCGGCCGCGGCCAAGGGCATCGAGCAGGGCGACATCATTCTCGATGTGGCCGGCTCCAGCGTCTCGAAGCCCTCGGAGATCGCCGAGCGCATCAAGGCGGCCGAGGCCAGCGGCCGCAAGGCGGTGCTGATGCGGGTCAAGAGCACGAAGGGCGTCACCCGCTTCGTCGCCGTGGCCCTCAACAAGGCCGGCTGA
- a CDS encoding DUF2459 domain-containing protein, with product MILRRLGQGLACLLALIVLAAIVTASRGDPTLYPADGADSQEIELVSHGWHSGLVIPREVLTGEGAGTALRNIATRFRAYPGIEFGWGEARFYRATPTLAQFDLRLALEALFTPGGRDGVVQVVGLEDDARTSFPHSDIVPIRVSKLGLARLLARLDASFRLADNAPIEGGPGLYGPSLFYAGEGRFSAANVCNHWAARLLNAAGLPITPVLDTHPAGLLLDLRWRAGVKALPAANLSKP from the coding sequence GTGATCCTGCGCCGGCTGGGCCAAGGCCTTGCCTGCCTCCTCGCGCTCATCGTCCTCGCCGCGATCGTCACGGCGAGCCGCGGCGACCCGACGCTCTACCCGGCCGACGGGGCGGACTCGCAGGAGATCGAACTCGTCAGCCACGGCTGGCATTCGGGCCTCGTGATCCCGCGCGAGGTCCTGACCGGGGAGGGCGCCGGCACGGCTTTGCGCAACATCGCCACCCGCTTTCGCGCCTATCCGGGGATCGAGTTCGGCTGGGGCGAAGCCCGCTTCTACAGGGCGACGCCGACCCTGGCGCAGTTCGACCTGCGCCTTGCGCTGGAGGCCCTGTTCACCCCCGGCGGACGCGACGGCGTCGTCCAGGTGGTGGGCCTCGAAGACGACGCGCGGACGAGCTTTCCGCATTCGGACATCGTCCCCATCCGGGTCTCGAAGCTCGGTCTCGCCCGCCTCCTCGCCCGCCTCGACGCCAGCTTTCGCCTGGCCGACAACGCCCCCATCGAGGGCGGCCCCGGCCTTTACGGGCCGAGCCTGTTCTATGCCGGCGAGGGCCGCTTCAGCGCCGCCAACGTCTGCAACCACTGGGCCGCCCGCCTCCTCAACGCCGCAGGCCTGCCGATCACACCCGTGCTCGACACGCATCCGGCGGGTCTGCTGCTGGATTTGCGCTGGCGCGCGGGGGTGAAGGCGCTGCCGGCCGCGAACCTGTCCAAACCGTAA